Proteins encoded by one window of Taeniopygia guttata chromosome 1A, bTaeGut7.mat, whole genome shotgun sequence:
- the CIMIP4 gene encoding ciliary microtubule inner protein 4 translates to MDQKCQAEDNAALEMGQKGPNDSTEMTKNSLTWASLSDYQQLDYNLRVNLFQGGPLKIQSLMRDSYTPDIFQKAVIDPRHWHGRTITELGRWYEKYFLDINVQKAMKKKYGGGKKDNS, encoded by the exons ATGGACCAG AAATGTCAAGCTGAGGACAATGCAGCATTAGAAATGGGTCAGAAAGGACCCAACGACTCTACTGAAATGACAAAAAACTCCTTGACCTGGGCATCTCTGTCGGATTATCAACAGCTGGATTACAATTTGAGAGTAAATCTCTTCCAAG GTGGCCCACTGAAGATTCAAAGCTTGATGAGAGATTCCTACACCCCTGACATATTTCAGAAGGCAGTCATAGATCCCAGACATTGGCATGGAAGGACAATTACTGAGCTAG GGAGATGGTATGAGAAATACTTCCTAGATATTAACGTGCAGAAAGCTATGAAGAAGAAATATGGGGGTGGTAAAAAAGACAATTCCTAG